In one window of Mytilus galloprovincialis chromosome 6, xbMytGall1.hap1.1, whole genome shotgun sequence DNA:
- the LOC143078360 gene encoding uncharacterized protein LOC143078360: protein MSDFLSWDHDIDLDFLLGEYTEYDTDNSNSDVSGDDTCSKPKKPKTSSGPGDQTYYTCPECKKQLKTIAGFRGHVKKQHNIDAKASENKTFKTSVPKSEKKHLQFSGNDFDTIFPTAFSSTLSNIENDPFLLNDDISVMCKFASSSETIRSILGNRFKTIFVTSSTNLTTCSDREQLFRQLHCLRSDHTLQEELTELCLTFTPTVVNLFIQLFIEDIIGELFVQQIKVVKQASDTQQSNLSTNDQSILYYIAGFIIKALKKRYSCVSTNKSSIVSKLLNSTNNTTFVTTYGKWFTKQDRGGLQKPCDTFFFLVRELETIVRKSISPPYSASSLSLQPLKESFMESFMVKYYTDIMFKGETCDTMSSMTEDIIHLFLTVRGYAFTRIERNKISNSSKASSGLRKALKEIVSN, encoded by the coding sequence ATGTCAGATTTTTTATCCTGGGATCACGATATTGATCTTGATTTTTTATTAGGTGAATACACAGAGTATGACACCGACAATAGTAACAGCGATGTGAGTGGTGATGACACCTGCTCTAAGCCTAAAAAACCAAAGACATCTTCAGGTCCAGGTGACCAGACTTATTACACATGTCCTGAgtgtaaaaaacaattaaaaactatTGCCGGATTTCGTGGCCatgtaaaaaaacaacacaacatTGATGCTAAAGCTAGTgagaacaaaacatttaaaacatctGTCCCTAAGAGTGAGAAGAAACATCTTCAGTTTAGTGGAAATGATTTTGACACAATCTTTCCAACAGCCTTTTCTTCAACCCTAAGCAACATAGAAAATGATCCTTTTCTTCTGAATGATGACATTAGTGTTATGTGCAAATTTGCTTCTTCTTCTGAAACTATTCGTTCAATATTGGGAAATAGATTTAAAACCATATTTGTAACAAGTTCTACTAATCTGACCACATGTAGTGATCGTGAGCAACTGTTTAGGCAGTTACATTGTTTGAGAAGTGACCACACACTTCAAGAAGAGCTAACTGAATTGTGTCTAACATTCACCCCAACTGTTGTGAATTTGTTTATCCAACTATTTATTGAGGACATTATTGGTGAGCTTTTTGTGCAGCAAATTAAGGTCGTCAAGCAAGCATCCGACACACAACAGTCCAATCTTAGTACAAATGACCAGTCTATCCTATATTATATAGCCGGTTTCATCATAAAGGCATTGAAGAAACGCTACTCTTGTGTTTCCACTAATAAATCGTCCATAGTAAGCAAATTGTTGAACAGTACTAATAACACTACATTTGTTACTACATATGGGAAGTGGTTTACCAAACAGGACAGAGGTGGTCTTCAGAAACCATGTGATACATTTTTCTTTCTAGTAAGAGAACTTGAAACGATTGTTCGTAAATCTATAAGTCCACCTTATAGTGCAAGCTCTCTGTCATTACAACCCCTCAAAGAATCATTTATGGAATCCTTCATGGTAAAGTACTATACAGACATTATGTTCAAAGGTGAGACTTGTGATACCATGTCATCCATGACAGAAGACATTATTCATCTCTTTCTGACTGTCCGTGGGTATGCTTTCACCCGTATTGAAAGAAATAAGATAAGTAACAGCAGCAAAGCTTCATCTGGTTTACGCAAAGCATTAAAGGAAATAGTTTCTAATTAA